A DNA window from Vigna angularis cultivar LongXiaoDou No.4 chromosome 1, ASM1680809v1, whole genome shotgun sequence contains the following coding sequences:
- the LOC108330344 gene encoding piriformospora indica-insensitive protein 2-like — protein MAMRFLSWKCNFVLCFLFIILCCKGKDSSLTTMKKKEKEVIYSVIQLFVGKWWNGSYLYPDPCGWTPIQGVSCEQYDDGFWYVTTVNFGPVFDNSHMCSRDAKFPQQLFNLKHLKVLSLSSCFLSPTKNPVKLPLSNWDKFSHSLESLTLRSNPGLVGTIPSAIGSLRKLQSLVLLENGLIGKLPPSISNLVRLRQLVLAGNYLVGEVPDNYGGLSELLIFDASRNNLSGVLPSTLGSLDSLLKLDLSNNMLEGKLPKQLGRLKNLTLLDISHNKLRGGLAETLKELAFIKHLVLSNNPLGGDLSGVKWENFLNTETLDLSNIGLEGSVPESMEKMKRLRFLDLSNNNLSGNVSRSLENLTCLGALHVNGNNLTGRLDFSERFYMKMGMRFAAWNNANLCYIVKSKHQVPYGFEVGGHGGWVVPKTKDDAQMFNQWASQNRFKIDDNLLFKYEKDSVMEVTEEEYEKCVSPHPLFFSNNGETVFKFDRAGLFYFISGVRGHCDRGQKMIIKVLDIEASPSPQYANGTAPKPHSKSGVAELTPMRIMTESTVFVMSTFFLQLYV, from the exons ATGGCTATGAGATTTTTATCATGGAAGTGCAActttgttctttgttttctgtTCATCATTTTGTGTTGTAAGGGCAAAGACTCTTCATTGACAAcaatgaagaaaaaagagaaggagGTCATATACTCTGTTATTCAACTGTTTGTGGGAAAGTGGTGGAACGGTTCATATCTTTATCCAGATCCTTGTGGATGGACTCCTATACAG GGAGTTTCCTGTGAGCAATATGATGATGGCTTCTGGTATGTGACTACTGTAAACTTTGGACCAGTTTTTGACAACTCTCACATGTGCAGCCGTGATGCCAAATTCCCTCAACAACTGTTCAATCTGAAGCACCTAAAAGTCCTCTCTCTGTCAAGTTGCTTCCTTTCCCCTACCAAAAATCCTGTTAAGCTCCCTCTTTCAAACTGGGACAAGTTCTCACACAGTTTGGAATCTTTAACACTTAGATCAAACCCTGGTCTTGTTGGAACCATTCCATCAGCAATTGGCAGCCTCAGGAAGCTTCAATCTCTGGTACTGCTGGAAAATGGACTAATAGGTAAACTACCACCAAGTATTAGTAATTTGGTCAGGTTGAGGCAACTAGTCCTTGCAGGAAACTATTTGGTGGGTGAGGTTCCAGACAACTATGGAGGGCTTTCTGagcttttaatatttgatgCAAGCAGGAACAATCTATCAGGAGTTTTGCCATCAACACTTGGATCTTTGGATTCACTTCTAAAGCTTGATTTGAGTAACAACATGCTTGAGGGAAAGTTGCCAAAGCAGCTGGGAAGGCTAAAGAATCTTACTTTACTTGATATCAGCCATAACAAACTCAGAGGTGGATTGGCTGAGACTCTCAAAGAACTTGCTTTCATAAAGCATTTAGTTTTGTCCAACAACCCTTTAGGGGGTGATCTCTCAGGAGTCAAGTGGGAAAATTTCCTAAACACAGAAACATTGGATCTTTCTAACATAGGTTTGGAAGGGAGTGTCCCAGAGTCCATGGAAAAAATGAAAAGGCTTAGATTTCTGGACCTCAGCAACAATAATCTCTCTGGAAATGTTTCAAGAAGTTTGGAAAATCTGACATGTCTTGGAGCTCTTCATGTAAATGGAAACAACTTGACTGGGAGACTTGACTTCTCAGAGAGGTTTTACATGAAAATGGGAATGCGCTTTGCTGCTTGGAATAATGCAAATCTCTGTTACATTGTCAAATCAAAGCACCAAGTGCCTTATGGA TTTGAAGTTGGTGGCCATGGAGGTTGGGTTGTCCCGAAGACAAAGGATGATGCTCAAATGTTCAATCAATGGGCATCCCAAAACAGATTCAAGATTGACGACAATCTTC TTTTCAAGTACGAGAAAGACTCAGTTATGGAGGTGACTgaagaagaatatgaaaaatgtgTATCACCTCATCCCCTCTTTTTCTCCAACAATGGTGAGACTGTGTTCAAGTTTGACAGAGCAGGCTTGTTCTACTTCATCAGTGGTGTTCGTGGTCACTGTGACAGAGGGCAGAAGATGATCATCAAGGTCTTGGATATTGAAGCAAGTCCCTCACCCCAATATGCAAATGGCACTGCACCAAAGCCACATTCAAAAAGTGGAGTTGCTGAACTTACTCCCATGAGGATCATGACAGAGTCCACAGTTTTTGTTATGTCAACCTTCTTCCTTCAGCTTTATGTTTGA
- the LOC108330325 gene encoding uncharacterized protein LOC108330325: protein MVQDSEKRFHSIMDKLFHPPKPPSSSSSSGVQLSGSKKRPYPSGGIELNRRGDVAEGQQSSSAASTALQGPLCRPWDRGDFMRRLSTFKSMSWFAKPKVVSAVNCASRGWINVDIDTIACEACGARLLFSTPASWNQQQVEKAALVFSLKLDNGHKLLCPWIDNACSETLARFPPTTPEILVENFREHCFALLQLSALPRISSSAIAYIQSQSPLLEDFLGKSLMLECGYGSTENSGSVDFNSQEELKLYYQAQKLISLSGWKLRPLPYVVECKDISEQSLKNATTLAIHSARTDENKTDESSMVSIGEQQVDPNSAVLDCTLCGATIGLWAFCTIPRPVESFRLVGYAEVNGESAFAVHNLLNTDDLEDRQGAVPDVTISSKDTSSSLNMTIAGGPPPTKQNFKAIISLPVIGQNLWARLSYDSNFRDHAFVNKGGDESNLQEETGNIINASIGQLVPLTSETRETADYETSSQARICGSDIIVGTHNAVQSFSLKDKMPEHTDTDKLNSSAAGYCSSSQKDSTEGEALSVSRKTSDGVVGSDREDNIDSEDVPSSLEKSKNPALSDKAMEFDPIRQHRHFCPWIASINGGEPGWKQTLSALYHQKNQLPHSPNRSPSSLPIVKVDDPVGSIRKLFMSPPTKRMKSTHIIGQNT from the exons atggTGCAAGATTCTGAAAAGAGATTCCATTCCATCATGGACAAGCTATTCCATCCTCCCAAACCCCCTTCCTCCTCCAG TTCGTCTGGAGTGCAGTTATCGGGGAGTAAGAAACGTCCTTACCCGTCAGGGGGGATTGAGTTGAATCGGAGGGGGGATGTTGCTGAGGGACAGCAGTCCTCCTCGGCGGCGTCCACGGCACTGCAGGGACCACTCTGCCGACCGTGGGATCGTGGTGACTTTATGAGGAGATTATCTACATTCAAATCTATGTCATGGTTTGCTAAACCAAAG GTAGTGAGTGCAGTAAATTGTGCTAGTAGAGGTTGGATCAATGTGGATATTGACACCATAGCCTGTGAAGCATGTGGAGCACGTCTTCTTTTCTCTACACCAGCATCTTGGAATCAGCAACAGG TGGAGAAGGCGGCATTAGTATTTAGCTTAAAGTTGGATAATGGACATAAATTACTTTGCCCATGGATTGATAATGCCTGCAGTGAAACACTGGCACGATTTCCTCCTACAACTCCAGAGATACTAGTTGAAAATTTCAGAGAACACTGTTTTGCACTCTTGCAACTATCAGCTCTTCCACGAATTTCATCTTCTGCTATAGCCTACATTCAAAGCCAAAGTCCACTTCTGGAAGACTTTCTTGGGAAATCTTTGATGCTGGAGTGTGGATATGGATCTACTGAAAATTCTGGGAGTGTGGATTTTAATAGTCAGGAGGAACTGAAATTGTATTATCAG GCCCAAAAGCTTATAAGTTTATCTGGTTGGAAACTTCGTCCTCTACCTTATGTAGTTGAGTGTAAGGATATATCAGAGCAGTCTCTTAAAAATGCAACTACTCTTGCGATTCATTCTGCTCGCACTGATGAAAATAAAACGGATGAAAGTTCTATGGTTTCTATTGGGGAACAACAAGTGGATCCCAATTCTGCAGTATTGGATTGCACCCTATGTGGGGCCACTATTGGATTGTGGGCATTCTGTACAATTCCTCGGCCAGTGGAATCATTCAGACTAGTGGGATATGCTGAAGTGAATGGTGAAAGTGCTTTTGCGGTCCACAATTTACTGAATACAGATGATCTTGAAGATAGACAGGGTGCCGTGCCTGATGttacaatttcatcaaaagaTACTTCTTCAAGTCTAAATATGACAATTGCAGGGGGTCCTCCCCCAACAAAGCAAAACTTTAAAGCAATAATATCTCTGCCTGTTATTGGTCAGAATTTATGGGCTCGTCTTTCTTATGATTCTAATTTTAGGGATCATGCTTTTGTTAACAAAGGTGGTGATGAATCAAATTTACAGGAGGAAACTGGCAATATCATTAATGCTTCTATTGGACAACTTGTTCCCCTGACATCTGAAACCAGGGAGACAGCAGATTATGAAACTAGTTCTCAAGCAAGGATCTGTGGTTCAGATATTATTGTGGGCACCCATAATGCAGTACAATCATTTTCTCTTAAGGATAAGATGCCTGAACACACAGATACTGATAAATTGAATAGTTCAGCTGCAGGATATTGTAGTAGTTCTCAG AAAGACTCTACTGAAGGCGAAGCACTTTCTGTTTCACGTAAGACTTCAGATGGCGTAGTTGGTAGTGACAGAGAAGACAATATTGATAGTGAAGATGTACCTTCTAGTTTAG AGAAATCTAAGAACCCAGCACTTTCTGATAAAGCTATGGAATTTGATCCAATCCGGCAGCACAGACACTTCTGCCCCTGGATTGCATCAATAAATGGCGGGGAACCTGGGTGGAAACAGACATTATCTGCTCTGTATCATCAGAAAAATCAGTTGCCGCATTCACCAAATAGATCTCCCTCATCTCTTCCCATTGTTAAG GTGGATGATCCTGTGGGTTCAATTAGAAAGCTTTTCATGTCTCCACCAACGAAGCGAATGAAGTCCACTCATATTATAGGGCAAAATACTTAA
- the LOC108330351 gene encoding peptidyl-prolyl cis-trans isomerase CYP26-2, chloroplastic, whose product MLQRVVRYSAQPFNPPTRTTPPSLSPIQLIPTSPSFPILKQQCRLSRRELTIFSNSCLLLLLGTQAVDGSSARAEAAVANTNNSDQPEGNVVFVEEHAANTSSTAQPEENRDLAEDVANTSNTAQPEENRVLAEDVANQQAENLNLAEENVTKTSNSDQPEDNLTTTPSCTERKTTKQVFLDISIDGEPAGRITIGLYGDEVPAGVDRFSKIASGVAGISYRRKEFVKIMPNYVQHSGLRSYGVDAEFSSKTGSNLGVNSLVQEWEREYDKCPGTKNVTGSVGIIVRNPSKPPPKMKLVAKKGKLEIDQEEVGIDPNGTEFVIVTKDSPELDTSSLVIGRVIGGMEVVQRIGQVQTVQENTGSPYFRVAKLIGDKRAVVAERGFNRPYSKVIVTNCGLMQ is encoded by the exons ATGCTACAAAGAGTAGTGCGATACTCCGCCCAACCATTCAATCCTCCAACTCGCACGACACCACCATCACTTTCGCCAATTCAATTAATACCCACTTCTCCCTCTTTCCCAATCCTCAAACAGCAATGCAGATTATCACGTAGAGAGCTCACAATCTTCAGCAACTCTTGCTTGCTACTTCTCTTGGGTACTCAGGCAGTGGATGGATCCAGCGCAAGAGCAGAAGCAGCAGTTGCAAACACAAACAACAGTGATCAACCAGAAGGGAATGTGGTTTTTGTAGAAGAGCATGCTGCTAACACAAGCAGCACTGCTCAACCAGAAGAGAATCGTGATTTAGCAGAAGATGTTGCTAACACAAGTAACACTGCTCAACCAGAAGAGAATCGTGTTTTAGCAGAAGATGTTGCTAACCAGCAGGcagaaaatttgaatttagcAGAAGAAAATGTTACTAAAACAAGCAACAGTGACCAACCAGAAGACAATCTGACTACCACTCCTAGCTGCACCGAAAGAAAAACTACCAAACAAGTATTTTTAGACATATCTATTGATGGCGAACCTGCTGGTCGCATTACCATAGGACTTTATGGAGATGAGGTCCCTGCAGGAGTGGACAGGTTTAGTAAGATTGCGAGTGGAGTCGCTGGTATTAGCTACAGAAGAAAAGAGTTTGTCAAAATCATGCCCAATTATGTTCAACATAGCGGCCTTAGATCCTATGGGGTGGATGCTGAATTTTCTTCGAAGACAGGTAGCAACTTGGGAGTTAATAGTCTGGTTCAGGAATGGGAGAGGGAGTATGATAAATGTCCTGGGACTAAAAACGTGACTGGAAGTGTTGGCATTATTGTGAGAAACCCGTCAAAACCACCCCCAAAGATGAAGCTGGTTGCAAAGAAAGGGAAGCTTGAGATTGATCAAGAAGAAGTAGGTATTGATCCCAATGGTACAGAATTTGTCATAGTTACAAAGGACTCACCAGAATTGGATACATCGTCTCTGGTAATTGGAAGAGTGATAGGAGGCATGGAGGTTGTGCAGAGGATCGGTCAGGTTCAAACGGTACAGGAGAATACGGGATCTCCATATTTTAG GGTGGCAAAGCTGATAGGAGACAAGAGAGCTGTTGTAGCAGAAAGAGGATTCAACCGCCCTTATTCTAAGGTCATTGTTACAAACTGTGGTTTGATGCAGTAA
- the LOC108329685 gene encoding protein MIS12 homolog yields the protein MGNLAGMEGSESEAVFDALNLNPQLFCNEVLNNVDDVLDEAFDFFYQDASTKLNIEGTQKSQDLKRGVDCIRQRVQSVLDKQLGAWENYIIRHCFSLPRGFRLPNTDESTESGHDPGAPFDPDIDAQLDSLREKLTEVAKDSEMLNQEVQLLERKSTVNAGYINEAVQLYEQNSMNELFQEIVTTASELGMKLGKLNSSMIEETDQMKTKRIYSTEMDLSAVHSAKGLSNKNLDDIEEFVGIMKSM from the exons atggGGAATTTGGCGGGAATGGAAGGGAGTGAGAGTGAAGCGGTGTTTGATGCTCTCAATCTGAACCCACAACTCTTCTGTAACGAAGTTCTTAACAACGTCGACGATGTTCTCGATGAAGCTTTCGATTTTTTCTATCA GGACGCATCCACGAAGTTGAACATCGAAGGCACCCAAAAGTCCCAAGATCTGAAAAGg GGTGTTGATTGCATTCGTCAGAGGGTTCAATCTGTTTTGGACAAACAGCTTGGTGCTTGGGAGAATTACATCATCCGTCACTGTTTTTCTCTCCCCCGAGGTTTTCGTTTGCCAAACACG GATGAATCAACTGAGAGTGGTCATGATCCAGGTGCTCCTTTTGATCCAGATATAGATGCTCAGTTAGATTCTTTGAGAGAAAAATTAACTGAG GTGGCGAAGGATTCTGAAATGCTTAATCAAGAAGTTCAACTATTAGAAAGAAAGTCTACTGTCAATGCTGGATATATCAATGAAGCAGTACAGTTATATGAGCAAAACTCTATGAATGAGTTGTTTCAGG AGATTGTGACCACTGCCTCAGAACTTGGAATGAAGTTGGGAAAGCTAAACTCCAGCATGATTGAAGAGACTGaccaaatgaaaacaaaaaggatCTATAGCACAGAAATGGATCTATCTGCTGTACATTCTGCTAAAG GACTCTCAAATAAGAACTTAGACGACATTGAAGAATTTGTAGGTATCATGAAGAGTATGTGA